The genomic window GTAGTAAGGCTCTTTTCAAATCTGACAGCTTCCTCAATCTCGGGATGTGTAATATTTATACTATTACCAAATAAATTTGGCTTACCAAAAATAACATATTCTACATTTGTTTTATAATTTTTAGTAATCCATGCTAACCCTTTAAACCAGACTAATTCAATAGCTCCTGTTTGGTCATAGAATCTTGCAGTAAGTCGTTTACCTTTTCCAGCTCCTACATTTTTAAATTCTAAAATCTTACCACGTATTTGAATATATGGTAAATCTGCATTAATCTCAGAAATTTTATAAATTTTAGTACGATCAATATATTTATAAGGAAAATAATAAATCATTTCCTCAATTGTACTTATTCCTAATTCAGCAGTTATTAATTCTGCCCTCTTTGGCCCAACTCCCGGAATAAATTGTATATTATCATTTAATGAAGCCACGTGAATAAATTATGCCTTAAAGGTAACTTATTTTAATAAAATTAAATTTCAATTTTATTAAATCAAAGCCATCGCTTAAAAAAACTATATTTAATAAAATAAAAAATAATTTAATCATCTAACTAAACAAAATTAAAGCATTGTCATTAATTATCATAATATTACAAAATCATATTTAATTCTTTATACTATTTAATTTTTGATTATTAATTCGTAAAATAAACAACTAACTTTAGCAGTTCGAAGTCGTATAATTATAAAAAAAATAAAACTTGGCATGAACAAGGTTTACAAACCAGTTTTTATTAAAAGTAAATCCAAAGCTTTTATTTTATTTTATTTATTTTTTATTTTTTCTGCTAATTTATTTTCACAAGATTGCAATATAGTATCAAAAGCAAATGATATTTTACCGGACAAACTTTGTGCACCGGTAACTGTTGTTTGGGAAGTAACTTACAGAGGTGTTAATAATAATGGAACACCTGTAAATATTCAATTTAATTGGGATGATGGAAATCCTGTACAAATAATTCCTGCAATAAATACAAACCCAAACCCTTTAATAAGAGAATGGAAAGCTACAATTACACATGTTTATCCACAAAATGGACCTTTATGTAATTATTTACCCGAAGCAACTTTAATGGTAAATGGAGTTTTGTGCACAAGTTCAGTTCAGCAACAAAATGTAACTGTATGGGATACTGACGATCATAACGGAGGACATTTAGAAATTAATCCTGTAATTTTCCCTATTTGTGTTGGAAACGATGGAACAGTTACTTTTCAGGATGTAAGTTTATGGAATTGTGTTCCCCCTGTAGAACTTGATAATCCTAACGATCCTACAAGATGGACTCAATGGATTTACGGAACAAATTACACAATAAATAATGTATTAGTTGGTGGTATGCTACATGCATATCCATTCTGGGGAGCAGTAGTGCCTGCAATAGGTCCGGTATTGGGACCACAACCACCAAATAACGTAAGCTTACCTGTTTATTCCCCAAATACAGCTTTAGTAAATCAATTTTTTGAAGTAACTCTTAGAAACTGGAACTATTGTAACCCATACGATGATCCAAATATTCCCGGACCACCTGTAGATTTAGTAAATGGAGATTATCCTCCAATTATCACAACAGCAATGGTTTTAATAGTACCTTATCCCGATGCTACCATTCAACCAGTTGGTCCCTTTTGCTCAAATGCGCCACCAGTAACTCTTACAGCAGCAACACCGGGAGGAACATGGTCTGGAACAGGAATCACAAACACAACTACCGGTCAATTCAGTCCTTCTGTTGCAGGTCCAGGCACACATACAATAACTTATACTGTTGTAAATGCAAATGGGTGTGCAGGAGTTGGAACAATAAACATTACGGTTTGGGCAAGACCAACTATTAATATATTACCAGGAACAAATTTACAGGTATGCCCCGGCGACACTTTATTTCTAGACGGAAATCCCACACCCGGTGATGGCACAATCATAACACATTTATGGACAGGAAATACAGGTCCATTAAGTTCTGTAAATATTCAGACACCATATTTTACAACTAACACACCAGGAACTTATAATTTAACATACAGGGTTACTGATTCTAATGGATGTAATCGTCAACAAAGTGTAGTAATTAATGTTACACAGGTAACTGCAAACATTACCCCTGACCCAGCTCAGGCATGTGCAGGTATTAATTTTCAATTAAACGGAAACCCTTCAGGCGGAACAGGGACATACATATCCCATTTATGGAGTGGAAATATAACATATATAAATTTTACAAATATTGTTAATCCTGTATTTAATTGTTCTGTTGCTGGAAGTTACAATCTTACATATATAGTATCTGATAATAACGGCTGCATAGGAACTGATAATATTACCATCACAGTTTCTCCGGTGCCCATTGCCAATGCAGGCTCAGATGACAGCATATGCGGTTCAAGTTACACACTAAATGCTATACCAAGTTTCGGAACAGGATTGTGGACGATGTTAAATGGACCCGGAACTTTAAATTTTTTAAATTCTGGTTCTTCATTAAGTAATGTTATTGCATCACAATTTGGAACATATGATTTAATATGGCAAGAAACTTTTGGACCCGGATGTACAGATCAGGATACAGTAAAAATTACTTTTATTCAACAACCCATAACAAATGCAGGTGTTGACGATACACTTTGTGGAATGTCAACAACATTAAATGCATTAGCATCTGTCGGAAATGGTTACTGGTCTCAAGTTTCCGGTCCCGGTACAACAACTTTTGGAAATACAACAAATCCCATAACAAATATTAATGTAAATGCATTCGGAATGTATTCATACAGGTGGTTTGAAAATAACAGTTTTGGGTGCATTGATGCCGATACCGTAAACATTAGTTTTGATGTAGTTCCAAACCCTAATTTCTCTCCTGTAGACACAAGTGGTTGCCCTCCTTTCTCGGTAACACATATTAACTCAACAATAGGCGGAAACTCTTATCAATGGTATTACAGTGACGGAAATCAATCCACAGCCATAAATCCAACTCATATATTCTCAAATTCCGGAACTATAGATATCATTTATTATATTAAAATGATTGCGACTTCAACATATGGATGTAAAGATTCTGTAACACATCAATTAACAGTTCACCCGCTTCCTGTTTCAAACTTTTTACATAATGGAATACCTTCATGCAGCCCAGTAACAGTAGGATTTACGAATATTTCTTCAGGTGCTACAAATTACATCTGGGATTTTGGAGATGGCACACCAACATTAACGTCTAATAACCCAACACATACTTTCTATAACAACACAACATTAATTCAATATTATGAAGTAAAACTAATTGCATATAATTCTTTTGGCTGCCCGGACACTTCTGTAAAATATGTTACGGTATACCCTGACCCTAATTACACTATTGACGTAATTCCCGACACAGCTTGCCATCCTGCCAATATTCAATTTATCACACAACCTGGTGCAAGTTCATATTTATGGGCATTTGGTGACGGAACAACCCAGTCAACTGGATTTACAACCACTCACCCTTATTCAAATACAGGTAGTACTGATCAGGCCTTTTTAATCCAACTTATAGGCACCTCATTTTTTGGTTGTGTTGACACTTCTTATGTACCTGTTCTAATAAGACCAAAACCCGCTGCAATTTTTACTATACAAAATTCCAGTGGTTGCTCACCTGTAACATTTAACTTTAACAATAATTCAACAGGGGCTACAATTAATAAATGGTACTGGGGTGATGGAACAAATGAAATACAAAACAATGCAAACATTAGTCACAATTATGTAAATACAACCAGTTTACCAATAACTATTTTCGTTAGTTTAGTAGTATACAACACTCAGGGTTGTTCAGATTCTACATCATTGCCTATTGTTATTTATCCTAATGTTCAATCAATTTTTGTAGCAGACACCAGCGGATGCTCTCCAATTTCAGTTCATTTCCAAAACCAATCCTATGGTGCAACTACATTTTATTGGGATTTTAATGATGGTACAACTTCCACTCAAACCAATCCAGATCATATTTTTGTAAACACAACATTAACTGCTATTAATTACAATATATCTCTTATTGCAACTTCTGTTTATAACTGTACTGATACTACAAATAAACTATTAACAGTTTACCCAAAGCCAACAGTTGATATTAACATTTTGCAATCAACAGGCTGTACACCATTTTCTGCACAGTTTAATAATACATCAACAGGAGCAACCACATTTAACTGGAATTTTGGTGATAACACAACTAGCACATCACCTAACACTACAATTAATCATACTTATACAAATATAACAAATAATCCTATCACCTACACTACCTCATTAATAATTTCAAATTCATATAACTGCAGCGACAGTTCCAGTTTATCCATTATTGTAAATCCTGAAGTAAATGCAATATTTATTGCAGATACTGCAAGTTGTTCGCCTTTAAATTCTCAGTTTACAAATTTATCAATGGGTGCTATTAATTACCAATGGAACTTTGGTGACGGCACAAGTTCAACTCTCTTTCAACCAACCCATGAATATATCAATCCTTCATCTGTTGATCAAACTTTCTCTGCTGTACTAACTGCTATTTCTGCCTATGGCTGTACAGATACTTATTCTGTAAACATTAATGTATGGGCAAAACCTAATGCTTCTTATACAGTTTCACCTTATGTACAGATATTTCCTAATTCGATTATAACAATAGACAATACAAGTACTCCAGGTCCATGGTCATACGCATGGAATTTTGGAGACGGAAATACATCTAATGTTATTGAACCTTTAAATCATTCTTATAGCAGCTATGGGAAATATATTATTTCGCTTTTGGTATATTCTGCACATTGCTCAGATACATATATTGATTCTGTTTCAATAAATGCACCATCACCTGTAGCATCTTTTTCAGTTAATGAATTTGGTTGCGAACCACTAACTATTCAATTTTCAAATCAAAGTTTATATTCTAATATTTTTACATGGGATTTTGGCGATGGAGGAATTTCACATGATGAGAACCCAACTTATACATATTACCATGCCGGTGATTACAGCGTTAAACTTTTTGCTTCAGGACCAGGTGGACAAGACTCTATAGGGGGTGGTACAGTTAAGGTCTACCCAAAACCAATAGCTTTATTTACTGTAACACCAACAGTTGTATTTATTCCTGATCAATCTATCGAATGTAATAACAATTCAGTAAATGCAGACATTTACACATGGAACTTTGGAGATGGAAATACTTCTAATTTAGAAAATCCGACTCATAAATATATACAGGAAGGAGAATATACTATTACGTTAATTGTTTCAACAATACACCAATGTTCAGATACTCTTTCATTATTCCGTGCTGTTGTTGCAAAATCAGCAGGTCAGATTGATTTCCCTAGTGCATTTTCCCCAAATCCATCAGGTTCAAATGGTGGACATTATAACCCAAATGATTTTAATAACGACATTTTTCATCCAGTATTTGTTGGAGTTGATACATACGAATTAACAATATATAACCGCTGGGGCGAATTAATTTTTGAAACAAAAGAACCCAATATTGGCTGGGATGGGTATTACAGAGATAAACTTTGCAAACAAGATGTTTATGTCTGGAAAGCAAAAGGAAAATTTATTGATGGTCAAACATTTTTTAAAGCAGGTGACGTAACACTAATAAGATAAAATTATGAATCTATTATGTTTTTCTAACAAAGAAATCTTGTCAAATAATATACCGATTAAAACCGGCAGTAAAAAGACAAATAGCACAATCGTTAATAGGATTGTTTTTTTCTCATTCTCTTTTATGTTATTGTTAATATCATTGGAAAGCAGTTCTCAAATATTTGGAAAAAATAAGCTTTTCAATAAAAAGCTAGAAACTGCAAATCTTGAATTTTCATATAATAACTTTCACTTAGCATTACCAATTTATAATGAATTACATGCTATGGATTCAGCTAACACTGAAGTATGTTATAAGCTGGCAGCCTGCCTTTTTAAAGTAAGAAGGCAAACCTTGGAGTCACTTCCGTTATTTGAAAAATCTAAAAATGATTATTCAGAAGCTCATTATTATCTTGGTCAGATTTACCATAGAAAAATGATGTTTGATAAGGCACTTGAGGAGTATATGGAATTTAAAAACAATGGAGAAAAACCAGAAATCTCACTTGATGAAGTTGATTATTTAATGCAGAAATCTGTAGTTGCAAAAGAAATGATATTAACAAAAGCTAATGCTAGTGTAACAAATTTCAATAATGGAATTAACACACCATATGCTGAATATGTACCATTACTTAATCCCGATGAAACAAAATTATTTTTCACAAGTCGAAGAAAAGGAAGTACAGGTGATTTACTTGATCCATATTATGAATATTTCGAAGATATTTATGTTTCAGAAAAATCCGGAACAACTTGGGACACCCCTGTTAATATAAGTACACCATTAAATTCAGAAACACATGATGCATGTGTAACATTATCCAAAGACGGTCAACAATTATATATATACAGAACAAGTAAAGATCAGGCCACAGGTCATATATACGTATCACAGAATAATGAAGGAAAATGGTCAGAGCCAAAATTTTTTGATGCACATATTAATTCAGAAAACAGTGCAGAATCAAGCATTAGTATTTCGCCTGATTTAGCAACAATTTACTTCTCAAGCAATCGCCCAGGAGGATATGGTGGTAAAGATATTTATAGAGTAACCAAAATGCCTGATAGTACATGGAGTCGCCCTTTAAACCTTGGACCAACAATTAACACACCATATGATGAAGATGCTCCGTTTATTCATCCTGATGGTATAAGTCTTTACTTTAGTTCTAAAGGACATAGGAATATGGGAGGCTATGACATTTTTAAAACTACTAAAAATGACAACGGACAGTGGTCAGCTGCCGAAAATCTAGGCTTTCCTGTGAACTCTGTTATGGATGACATTTATTTTATTGCAACCTTTGATGGAAGACAAGTATACTTTTCATCAAACCGTGATGAAGGTAAGGGTAATATGGACATTTACAAAGGTGAGATTATTGATCCTCAAACCAGCCAGATTATTTTAAAAGGAACCGTAACAACCAACGAACCTGAGTTTATGCCTGTAAGAGCGACTATTACAATCATAGACTTTGACACTAAAGCATTACAGGGAATTTACAGAACGAGTAAGAACGGAAAATATATTTTAGTTGTTCTGCCAAGAAAAAAATATAAAGTGTTAATTGAATCAGATGGTTATTATCCTTACTCTACTGAAATTGATATGACAACAAAATTATCACTTGACGATTTATTTAAAACAATTAGTTTGAAGAAAATAAATTAATGAAGATATTTCATAACATATTACTATTTTTTTTCATTCTTGTGAGCTTTGTTACAAATGCTCAGGATCCACAATTTTCACAATTTTATGCTTCACCACTATACCTGTCCCCTTCATTTGCGGGCTCAACAAATGGCAGTCGTGCAATTTTAAATTTTCGTGATCAATGGCCGTCTATTCCAGGATCTTTTATTACAACTGCTTTTTCATTTGACCATTTTGTACCACAACTCAGCAGTGGGTTTGGGTTACTTGTTATGCAGGACAGAGCAGGTGTAGGCCATTTAAGAAGCACTAATATAGGATTTCAATATGCATATCAGTTTAAAGTAGGAAAAAAACTACAATTCAGACCTGGAATGCATTTTTACAGAAGCACAAGAAGTATTGATTTTAATAAACTTGTATTTAACGACCAGATATCACTTTCAGGAACTAATCCAAGTTCTATAGAAGTACCACCATTAAAAAAAGTAAGCTATACAGACTTTGCAGCATCGCTACTTGTATATTCTGAGAAATACTGGGGAGGATTTGTTATTGACCATATGACTACTCCAAATCAATCAATAATAGATGGCGTAAGTTTAGTACCAGTTAAATATACTATTCACGGAGGCTATAAATTCTATCTGAATGGAAAAACAAGTTCTTATAACGAAGAAAGTATAACAACTGCTTTTAACTTTCGCTCACAAGGAAAATTTGACCAATTGGATTTTGGCTTATACTGGACTAAATTACCTATTGTTCTTGGAGCCTGGTATCGTGGCATTCCTCTTTTTAAAGCATATAAGAAAGGATATATGAATAATGATGCTATAATTGTTCTTGTTGGTTATCAGTGGAAAAACATAAAAGTAGGTTATACCTATGATATTACTATTTCACGATTAATCGCAAACACATTAGGTTCTCATGAAATTTCGTTAATTTTTGAATTTAACCAAGACCAGAAACTTCGCAAGAAAACAAAAAAAGTAATCATCCCTTGTCCAAAGTATTGATTATGTATAAATGATGTTATACAATTTATAAATTATCATAAAATAATTTTGTAACTTGCAACATCAATTGAATAA from Bacteroidia bacterium includes these protein-coding regions:
- a CDS encoding PKD domain-containing protein, whose protein sequence is MNKVYKPVFIKSKSKAFILFYLFFIFSANLFSQDCNIVSKANDILPDKLCAPVTVVWEVTYRGVNNNGTPVNIQFNWDDGNPVQIIPAINTNPNPLIREWKATITHVYPQNGPLCNYLPEATLMVNGVLCTSSVQQQNVTVWDTDDHNGGHLEINPVIFPICVGNDGTVTFQDVSLWNCVPPVELDNPNDPTRWTQWIYGTNYTINNVLVGGMLHAYPFWGAVVPAIGPVLGPQPPNNVSLPVYSPNTALVNQFFEVTLRNWNYCNPYDDPNIPGPPVDLVNGDYPPIITTAMVLIVPYPDATIQPVGPFCSNAPPVTLTAATPGGTWSGTGITNTTTGQFSPSVAGPGTHTITYTVVNANGCAGVGTINITVWARPTINILPGTNLQVCPGDTLFLDGNPTPGDGTIITHLWTGNTGPLSSVNIQTPYFTTNTPGTYNLTYRVTDSNGCNRQQSVVINVTQVTANITPDPAQACAGINFQLNGNPSGGTGTYISHLWSGNITYINFTNIVNPVFNCSVAGSYNLTYIVSDNNGCIGTDNITITVSPVPIANAGSDDSICGSSYTLNAIPSFGTGLWTMLNGPGTLNFLNSGSSLSNVIASQFGTYDLIWQETFGPGCTDQDTVKITFIQQPITNAGVDDTLCGMSTTLNALASVGNGYWSQVSGPGTTTFGNTTNPITNINVNAFGMYSYRWFENNSFGCIDADTVNISFDVVPNPNFSPVDTSGCPPFSVTHINSTIGGNSYQWYYSDGNQSTAINPTHIFSNSGTIDIIYYIKMIATSTYGCKDSVTHQLTVHPLPVSNFLHNGIPSCSPVTVGFTNISSGATNYIWDFGDGTPTLTSNNPTHTFYNNTTLIQYYEVKLIAYNSFGCPDTSVKYVTVYPDPNYTIDVIPDTACHPANIQFITQPGASSYLWAFGDGTTQSTGFTTTHPYSNTGSTDQAFLIQLIGTSFFGCVDTSYVPVLIRPKPAAIFTIQNSSGCSPVTFNFNNNSTGATINKWYWGDGTNEIQNNANISHNYVNTTSLPITIFVSLVVYNTQGCSDSTSLPIVIYPNVQSIFVADTSGCSPISVHFQNQSYGATTFYWDFNDGTTSTQTNPDHIFVNTTLTAINYNISLIATSVYNCTDTTNKLLTVYPKPTVDINILQSTGCTPFSAQFNNTSTGATTFNWNFGDNTTSTSPNTTINHTYTNITNNPITYTTSLIISNSYNCSDSSSLSIIVNPEVNAIFIADTASCSPLNSQFTNLSMGAINYQWNFGDGTSSTLFQPTHEYINPSSVDQTFSAVLTAISAYGCTDTYSVNINVWAKPNASYTVSPYVQIFPNSIITIDNTSTPGPWSYAWNFGDGNTSNVIEPLNHSYSSYGKYIISLLVYSAHCSDTYIDSVSINAPSPVASFSVNEFGCEPLTIQFSNQSLYSNIFTWDFGDGGISHDENPTYTYYHAGDYSVKLFASGPGGQDSIGGGTVKVYPKPIALFTVTPTVVFIPDQSIECNNNSVNADIYTWNFGDGNTSNLENPTHKYIQEGEYTITLIVSTIHQCSDTLSLFRAVVAKSAGQIDFPSAFSPNPSGSNGGHYNPNDFNNDIFHPVFVGVDTYELTIYNRWGELIFETKEPNIGWDGYYRDKLCKQDVYVWKAKGKFIDGQTFFKAGDVTLIR
- a CDS encoding PD40 domain-containing protein, with translation MNLLCFSNKEILSNNIPIKTGSKKTNSTIVNRIVFFSFSFMLLLISLESSSQIFGKNKLFNKKLETANLEFSYNNFHLALPIYNELHAMDSANTEVCYKLAACLFKVRRQTLESLPLFEKSKNDYSEAHYYLGQIYHRKMMFDKALEEYMEFKNNGEKPEISLDEVDYLMQKSVVAKEMILTKANASVTNFNNGINTPYAEYVPLLNPDETKLFFTSRRKGSTGDLLDPYYEYFEDIYVSEKSGTTWDTPVNISTPLNSETHDACVTLSKDGQQLYIYRTSKDQATGHIYVSQNNEGKWSEPKFFDAHINSENSAESSISISPDLATIYFSSNRPGGYGGKDIYRVTKMPDSTWSRPLNLGPTINTPYDEDAPFIHPDGISLYFSSKGHRNMGGYDIFKTTKNDNGQWSAAENLGFPVNSVMDDIYFIATFDGRQVYFSSNRDEGKGNMDIYKGEIIDPQTSQIILKGTVTTNEPEFMPVRATITIIDFDTKALQGIYRTSKNGKYILVVLPRKKYKVLIESDGYYPYSTEIDMTTKLSLDDLFKTISLKKIN
- a CDS encoding type IX secretion system membrane protein PorP/SprF, whose protein sequence is MKIFHNILLFFFILVSFVTNAQDPQFSQFYASPLYLSPSFAGSTNGSRAILNFRDQWPSIPGSFITTAFSFDHFVPQLSSGFGLLVMQDRAGVGHLRSTNIGFQYAYQFKVGKKLQFRPGMHFYRSTRSIDFNKLVFNDQISLSGTNPSSIEVPPLKKVSYTDFAASLLVYSEKYWGGFVIDHMTTPNQSIIDGVSLVPVKYTIHGGYKFYLNGKTSSYNEESITTAFNFRSQGKFDQLDFGLYWTKLPIVLGAWYRGIPLFKAYKKGYMNNDAIIVLVGYQWKNIKVGYTYDITISRLIANTLGSHEISLIFEFNQDQKLRKKTKKVIIPCPKY